A section of the Osmia lignaria lignaria isolate PbOS001 chromosome 3, iyOsmLign1, whole genome shotgun sequence genome encodes:
- the LOC117610756 gene encoding peptidyl-prolyl cis-trans isomerase-like 3, with amino-acid sequence MSVTLHTDVGDIKIELFCELCPKTCENFLALCASNYYDNCMFHRNIKGFIIQTGDPTQTGKGGTSIWNRKFEDEFKEELKHNTRGLISMANNGPNTNGSQFFITYGPQPHLDLKYTLFGKVIDGLETLEQLEKLPVNPKNYKPLTETRINSVTIHANPLAG; translated from the exons ATG agCGTCACTTTACATACCGACGTTGGAGACATAAAGATAGAATTATTTTGTGAATTGTGTCCAAAAACCTGTGAG AATTTCCTTGCTTTGTGTGCTAGTAATTACTATGACAATTGTATGTTTCATCGAAATATAAAAGGTTTTATCATACAAACTGGAGATCCTACACAAACTGGTAAAGGTGGAACATCAATATGGAACCGTAAATTTGAAGATGAATTTAAAGAAGAATTGAAACATAATACCAGAGGACTTATATCTATGGCTAATAATGGTCCAAATACAAATGGAAGTCAATTTTTTATAACATACGGTCCTCAGCCACATCTAGATCTTAAATATACTTTATTTGGAAA GGTGATAGATGGTTTAGAAACTCTTGAACAACTGGAAAAACTTCCAGTAAATCCTAAAAATTATAAACCCCTCACAGAAACGCGAATAAATAGTGTAACTATACATGCTAATCCTCTGGcaggataa
- the LOC117610733 gene encoding sarcosine dehydrogenase, mitochondrial, translating into MLRLIKHKLCKVRIDYARLLPMKMMHSPPKVQLPDYADVVIIGGGSAGCNALYHLGKCGVNAVLLDKSKLTSGTTWHTAGLIWSVRSPSDVEMELLRVTRNVLNSLEEETGINPGWTNNGGLYIAQTNERLDEYKRLITGSKVFGIEANLISPQEAKKLFPLLDENSFQGAVYCTDDGGIDPTMLINALTKSARNNGCQIIEECPVTKILTEPTVSNKKVCGVETPYGIIKTDVVLNAAGVWSKDTVKMVGMDIPLIPFKHAYIITEPITGVQNLPNVRDLDADVYFRMQGSSIAIGGYEQNPIMLDSVPENFSFGLYELDWNVFDTHLKSMTRLIPQLSTIGIKSTICGPESFTPDHKPIMGEDPQCYGLFHSCGYNSAGMMLGGGCGEQIAHWIINGRPDKHMFSYDIRRFTPEQRNNLAWASERSHEAYAKNYNVIFPYDEPLSGRNLKTSPFHDQLVNRGAVMEERQGWERPGWFSLNKKIEIMPYDYGGYYGLPKNKNDKYREILEKEYNFQISPYDNIVREEALACRTNVALFDMSYLGKFYLCGPDVQKAADYLFTANTNCEFNKTVYACMLNHAGGVEMDCTVTVMEPGSGGIVNPIFKERAFYIVSGGIAAYHTWAHMNKVIQEKGFDVSLHDVTEQIGILSVQGPNSQKIVESLIGDEISDKSLKFSTSKLVKVKNETVRLIRLSFVGELGFELHIPKSSCQEVYTALIKCSEPYKMKLAGYRALDSLSCEKGYLFWNSDLRVDDNPIEAGLGFACRDFGKYLGKTVVDRVRKIGIKKRLVHVHVNSNVPLWGLEAIYRNNRVVGYLRRTERGYSCEKAIGHGYVKHPDGENVTKEFLESGNYEIEVMGKRYSLNLYLRSPFDPQNQRLLGIYENKFDSKS; encoded by the exons ATGCTTCGTTTAATAAAGCATAAG TTGTGCAAAGTACGTATCGATTATGCTAGATTGTTACCGATGAAGATGATGCATTCACCACCTAAAGTACAACTACCGGACTATGCAGATGTTGTGATAATAG GTGGTGGTAGCGCAGGTTGCAACGCTCTTTATCACTTAGGAAAATGCGGTGTTAATGCTGTATTGTTAGACAAATCTAAATTAACATCCGGCACTACATGGCACACTGCTGGCCTTATATGGAGTGTACGTAGTCCAAGTGACGTTGAAATGGAACTGCTGAGGGTTACAAGAAACGTTCTTAACTCGTTAGAAGAAGAAACTGGAATAAATCCAGGATGGACAAATAACGGTGGACTTTACATTGCTCAGACTAAT GAACGATTAGACGAATATAAACGATTGATTACTGGTTCCAAAGTTTTTGGTATTGAAGCAAATCTTATTTCCCCGCAAGAAGCAAAGAAATTATTTCCATTACTTGATGAAAACAGTTTTCAAGGAGCTGTTTATTGCACTGACGATGGCGGTATCGACCCTACTATGTTAATAAATGCTTTAACAAAATCGGCAAGAAATAATGGTTGTCAG atcaTAGAAGAATGCCCAGTGACAAAAATACTTACAGAGCCTACTGTAAGTAATAAAAAAGTTTGCGGAGTAGAGACACCATATGGAATTATAAAGACCGATGTTGTTCTTAATGCTGCCGGAGTTTGGTCAAAAGATACAGTTAAAATGGTTGGAATGGATATTCCTTTGATACCATTTAAGCATGCTTACATTATTACCGAGCCCATAACAGGAGTACAGAATCTTCCGAATGTCAGAGATCTTGATGCTGATGTATATTTTCGAATGCAGGGAAGCTCTATAGCTATAGGTGGTTATGAACAAAATCCAATTATGTTAGATTCA GTACCAGAAAACTTTTCATTCGGCCTCTACGAATTGGATTGGAATGTCTTTGATACACATCTGAAATCGATGACTCGTTTGATTCCTCAGTTATCAACGATCGGAATAAAATCCACTATATGTGGTCCAGAAAGCTTTACACCTGACCATAAACCGATCATGg GTGAGGATCCTCAGTGTTATGGATTGTTTCACTCTTGTGGTTATAACAGTGCTGGAATGATGTTAGGGGGTGGATGTGGAGAACAAATTGCACACTGGATAATCAATGGTCGGCCCGACAAGCATATGTTCAGCTATGATATAAGAAG ATTTACTCCAGAGCAGAGAAACAATTTAGCTTGGGCAAGTGAGAGGTCTCATGAGGCATATGCGAAAAATTATAATGTTATATTTCCATACGATGAACCCCTAAGTGGTAGAAATCTAAAAACAAGTCCTTTCCATGAT CAACTTGTTAACAGGGGTGCCGTTATGGAAGAACGTCAAGGTTGGGAACGACCTGGATGGTTTTCTTTAAACAAAAAGATAGAAATCATGCCATACGATTACGGTGGATATTATGGATTGCCGAAAAACAAAAATGACAAATATCGCGAAATACTAGAAAAGGAGTACAATTTTCAGATTTCACCGTATGATAACATA GTTCGAGAAGAAGCTCTTGCGTGTCGAACAAATGTTGCTCTGTTTGATATGTCTTATCTTGGAAAATTCTACCTCTGTGGACCGGATGTCCAAAAAGCTGCAGATTATTTATTTACAGCAAACACAAATTGCGAATTCAACAAAACAGTTTATGCTTGTATGTTGAATCATGCTGGAGGAGTAGAAATGGACTGTACGGTTACAGTGATGGAGCCTGGCTCGGGTGGAATTGTAAATCCGATATTTAAAGAAAGAGCATTTTACATCG TTTCGGGTGGTATAGCAGCGTATCATACTTGGGCTCACATGAACAAAGTGATACAAGAAAAGGGTTTTGACGTGTCTTTACACGACGTTACAGAACAAATTGGAATTTTATCTGTGCAAGGTCCGAATag CCAAAAAATAGTGGAATCATTAATAGGAGATGAAATCTCGGACaaatctttgaaattttcaacctCAAAATTGGTAAAAGTAAAGAATGAAACTGTCCGTTTAATTAGACTTAGTTTCGTTGGCGAGCTTGGTTTTGAATTGCACATTCCAAAATCATCCTGTCAAGAGGTTTATACAGCTTTAATAAAATGTAGTGAACCATACAAGATGAAACTTGCTGGATACAGAGCTTTGGACAGTCTTAGCTGTGAGAAAG GCTATCTCTTTTGGAATTCAGATCTTAGAGTAGACGATAATCCCATAGAAGCCGGATTAGGATTTGCTTGTCGCGATTTTGGTAAATATTTGGGAAAGACGGTAGTTGATCGGGTACGAAAAATTGGAATTAAAAAGAGGCTAGTACATGTCCATGTAAATAG TAATGTTCCATTGTGGGGTTTAGAAGCGATTTACAGAAATAATCGTGTTGTTGGTTATTTACGAAGAACAGAACGGGGATACAGTTGCGAGAAAGCTATAGGGCATGG GTATGTCAAGCATCCAGATGGGGAAAATGTAACAAAAGAATTTTTAGAAAGTGGTAATTATGAAATCGAAGTTATGGGGAAGCGATATTCTTTGAACCTTTATCTCCGAAGTCCGTTTGACCCTCAGAATCAAAGATTATTGggaatatatgaaaataaatttgattctAAATCTTAG